From a region of the Agromyces ramosus genome:
- a CDS encoding MFS transporter, with protein MTATERSISRGVVTRYAIGSIGTGGFATLPGLVLVYYLTDTLGVTALVAGLVVTAAKVWDVVIDPWIGERSDRRLVRTGTRRTWMVVGAIALPVGFLLTFAVPAGSIPAVATVWVFLSFLTTATAFSLFQVPYIALPAELTTDYDARTRLLTWRVVVLTIAILLFGAGGPELRGAFADEHTGYLVMALVAGVVIGVGMLVASTTAPKNLAVTDAAPRRSIRAGYAEGLAALRRSAPFRALLAAFVLQGLATGLMLAGAQFVATWVLRDEGAVTYLFVALIAPAVFAAPVWERVARRVGKERGFAIASVVFGVAALTLVGMVWAPGPWIYLPVAVAGIGYAGMQSLPMAMLPDVISHDARTHGLGRAGSFGGVWTAGETAGMALGATVLTIVLALTGYLQSSGSEIVTQSPTAVAGIALSFSVIPALLVAASLFALRRYPLRRSDIDADAAAAAVTAVAR; from the coding sequence ATGACCGCAACGGAGCGAAGCATTTCCCGCGGTGTCGTGACCCGCTATGCGATCGGGTCGATCGGCACGGGCGGCTTCGCCACCCTTCCCGGCCTCGTACTCGTCTACTACCTGACCGACACGCTCGGCGTCACGGCGCTCGTCGCCGGGCTCGTCGTCACCGCCGCGAAGGTGTGGGACGTCGTGATCGACCCGTGGATCGGCGAGCGGAGCGATCGCCGTCTCGTGCGCACCGGCACCCGCCGCACCTGGATGGTCGTCGGAGCGATCGCGTTGCCGGTCGGCTTCCTGCTCACCTTCGCCGTGCCGGCGGGCAGCATCCCGGCCGTCGCCACGGTCTGGGTCTTCCTGTCCTTCCTCACCACCGCGACTGCCTTCAGCCTCTTCCAGGTGCCCTACATCGCCCTCCCGGCAGAGCTGACCACCGACTACGACGCCCGCACGCGGCTGCTGACCTGGCGGGTCGTGGTGCTCACGATCGCCATCCTGTTGTTCGGCGCGGGCGGTCCCGAGCTCCGCGGCGCCTTCGCCGACGAGCACACGGGCTACCTCGTCATGGCGCTCGTCGCGGGCGTCGTCATCGGGGTGGGCATGCTCGTGGCGTCGACGACCGCCCCGAAGAACCTGGCGGTGACGGATGCCGCGCCTCGCCGGAGCATCCGTGCCGGCTACGCCGAGGGCCTCGCCGCGCTGCGGCGGAGCGCCCCGTTCCGCGCGCTCCTCGCGGCATTCGTGCTGCAGGGGCTCGCGACGGGCCTCATGCTGGCCGGAGCCCAGTTCGTGGCGACCTGGGTGCTCCGCGACGAGGGCGCCGTCACCTACCTGTTCGTGGCGCTCATCGCGCCGGCCGTGTTCGCGGCGCCGGTCTGGGAGCGGGTCGCCCGCCGCGTCGGCAAGGAGCGCGGGTTCGCCATCGCGAGCGTCGTGTTCGGCGTCGCGGCGCTGACACTGGTCGGCATGGTCTGGGCGCCCGGGCCGTGGATCTACCTCCCCGTCGCGGTCGCGGGGATCGGGTACGCGGGCATGCAGTCGCTGCCCATGGCCATGCTGCCCGACGTCATCTCGCACGACGCGCGTACCCACGGACTCGGTCGGGCGGGCAGCTTCGGCGGCGTCTGGACGGCCGGCGAGACGGCCGGCATGGCGCTCGGCGCCACCGTGCTCACGATCGTGCTTGCCCTCACCGGATACCTCCAGTCGAGCGGCTCCGAGATCGTCACGCAGTCGCCCACCGCGGTGGCGGGCATCGCGCTGAGCTTCAGCGTGATCCCCGCGCTGCTCGTCGCCGCGAGCCTCTTCGCACTGCGTCGCTATCCGCTCAGGCGCAGCGACATCGACGCGGATGCCGCAGCAGCCGCCGTGACGGCGGTGGCACGATGA
- a CDS encoding pyridoxal phosphate-dependent decarboxylase family protein produces MSRFRREASDILAELEQLRAVDAPTHGGRVLSYVYDSGMPELDELAAQAARLVQPVNGLDPTTFTSVATMEAGLVGFARRVLGGDADVVGSVTSGGTESCLLAVKSARDAWRAARAGTPRVPRLVAPVTVHAAFHKAAEYFGLALDLVPVDPITGAVAASDIEERLGDDVALVVVSAPSYPFAGLDPVADVAAVTSPRGIALHVDACIGGFALAFWPDPLPAWDLRVPGVTSLSADLHKYGYAPKGVSVLLTRGRDRQRRQYFATTAWPGYPVVNPTLTGSKPAGPLAAAWAITEALGDDGFARLTSQVARATAALRELVDGIEGLHVVGSPTGPLFAVAVDDGVPADRRVDPHHWADVARVAGWHLQLQPALTQSDGTRLPHTTHLTVTPVTEAVLPDLSAALVAAADAVRGEPPVDGAALLTGLLATLPGGADALAGASVGLDSDTAAGLLGAFGLLGGSDAAGALPERQAPVLALVAALPAPFTERLLIELLARVVEPRD; encoded by the coding sequence ATGAGCCGCTTCCGCCGCGAGGCATCCGACATCCTCGCCGAGCTCGAGCAATTGCGGGCCGTCGATGCCCCCACGCACGGCGGCCGGGTACTCTCGTACGTCTACGACTCGGGCATGCCCGAGCTCGACGAGCTCGCCGCACAGGCCGCGCGGCTCGTGCAGCCCGTCAACGGACTCGACCCCACGACCTTCACCTCGGTCGCGACGATGGAGGCCGGGCTCGTGGGCTTCGCCCGGCGCGTGCTCGGCGGCGACGCCGATGTCGTCGGCTCGGTCACGTCCGGGGGCACCGAGAGCTGCCTGCTCGCCGTGAAGTCCGCCCGTGACGCCTGGCGGGCAGCTCGCGCGGGCACGCCGCGGGTGCCGAGGCTCGTCGCGCCCGTGACCGTGCACGCGGCGTTCCACAAGGCGGCCGAGTACTTCGGGCTCGCGCTCGACCTCGTGCCCGTCGACCCCATCACCGGTGCGGTCGCGGCGTCCGACATCGAGGAGCGACTCGGCGACGACGTCGCGCTCGTCGTGGTGAGCGCACCCTCGTACCCGTTCGCCGGACTCGACCCGGTCGCCGATGTCGCGGCCGTCACGTCGCCGCGGGGCATCGCGCTGCACGTCGACGCCTGCATCGGGGGCTTCGCGCTCGCGTTCTGGCCCGATCCGCTGCCCGCATGGGACCTGCGGGTGCCGGGCGTCACGAGCCTCTCGGCCGACCTGCACAAGTACGGGTACGCGCCGAAGGGCGTGTCCGTGCTGCTCACCCGCGGCCGCGATCGCCAGCGCCGCCAGTACTTCGCGACCACGGCGTGGCCCGGCTACCCCGTCGTGAACCCGACGCTGACGGGCTCGAAGCCCGCCGGACCGCTTGCGGCGGCCTGGGCGATCACCGAGGCGCTCGGCGACGACGGCTTCGCCCGGCTCACCTCGCAGGTGGCCCGTGCCACCGCTGCCCTGCGTGAGCTCGTCGACGGCATCGAGGGCCTGCACGTCGTGGGCTCGCCCACCGGCCCGCTCTTCGCCGTCGCCGTCGACGACGGGGTGCCGGCCGATCGGCGGGTCGATCCGCATCACTGGGCGGATGTCGCGCGCGTCGCGGGCTGGCACCTGCAACTGCAGCCGGCGCTCACCCAATCCGACGGCACGCGGCTGCCGCACACGACGCACCTGACGGTGACGCCCGTGACCGAGGCGGTGCTGCCCGACCTCTCGGCCGCGCTCGTCGCCGCGGCCGATGCCGTCCGCGGCGAGCCGCCGGTCGACGGGGCGGCACTGCTCACGGGGCTCCTGGCGACGCTGCCGGGCGGTGCCGACGCGCTCGCCGGGGCATCCGTCGGGCTCGACTCCGACACCGCGGCCGGACTGCTCGGTGCGTTCGGGCTGCTCGGCGGAAGCGATGCCGCAGGGGCGCTGCCCGAGCGGCAGGCGCCCGTGCTCGCGCTCGTGGCCGCCCTGCCCGCGCCGTTCACCGAGCGCCTGCTCATCGAACTGCTCGCACGCGTGGTGGAACCGCGCGACTGA